The Bradyrhizobium ottawaense genome window below encodes:
- the groL gene encoding chaperonin GroEL (60 kDa chaperone family; promotes refolding of misfolded polypeptides especially under stressful conditions; forms two stacked rings of heptamers to form a barrel-shaped 14mer; ends can be capped by GroES; misfolded proteins enter the barrel where they are refolded when GroES binds) yields the protein MAAKEVKFSVEARDKMLRGVDILANAVKVTLGPKGRNVVLDKSFGAPRITKDGVTVAKEIELEDKFENMGAQMVREVASKSADAAGDGTTTATVLAQAIVREGAKSVAAGMNPMDLKRGIDLAVEAVVADLQKNSKKVTSNDEIAQVGTISANGDQEIGKFLSDAMKKVGNEGVITVEEAKSLETELDVVEGMQFDRGYISPYFVTNADKMRVEMDDAYILINEKKLSSLNELLPLLEAVVQTGKPLVIVAEDVEGEALATLVVNRLRGGLKVAAVKAPGFGDRRKAMLQDIAILTGGQAISEDLGIKLENVTLNMLGRAKKVMIDKENTTIVNGAGKKADIEARVAQIKAQIEETTSDYDREKLQERLAKLAGGVAVIRVGGATEVEVKERKDRVDDAMHATRAAVEEGIVPGGGVALLRASEQLKGLRTKNDDQKTGVEIVRKALSAPARQIAINAGEDGSVIVGKILESKTYAYGFDSQTGEYADLVKKGIIDPTKVVRTAIQNAASVAALLITTEAMVAELPKKGGAGPAMPPGGGMGGMDF from the coding sequence ATGGCAGCCAAAGAAGTCAAATTCTCGGTTGAAGCGCGCGACAAGATGCTGCGCGGCGTCGACATCCTCGCCAACGCGGTAAAGGTCACGCTCGGTCCGAAGGGCCGCAACGTCGTGCTCGACAAGTCGTTCGGCGCTCCCCGCATCACCAAGGACGGCGTCACCGTCGCCAAGGAGATCGAGCTCGAGGACAAGTTCGAGAACATGGGCGCCCAGATGGTGCGCGAAGTCGCCTCCAAGTCCGCTGACGCGGCCGGCGACGGCACCACCACCGCCACCGTGCTGGCCCAGGCGATCGTGCGCGAAGGCGCCAAGTCGGTTGCCGCCGGCATGAACCCGATGGACCTCAAGCGCGGTATCGACCTCGCGGTCGAGGCCGTCGTTGCAGACCTCCAGAAGAACTCCAAGAAGGTCACCTCGAACGACGAGATCGCCCAGGTCGGCACCATCTCGGCCAACGGCGACCAGGAGATCGGCAAGTTCCTCTCCGACGCCATGAAGAAGGTCGGCAACGAGGGTGTCATCACCGTCGAGGAAGCCAAGTCGCTCGAGACCGAGCTCGACGTCGTCGAGGGCATGCAGTTCGACCGCGGCTACATCTCGCCCTACTTCGTCACCAACGCCGACAAGATGCGCGTTGAGATGGACGACGCCTACATCCTCATCAACGAGAAGAAGCTCTCCTCGCTGAACGAGCTGCTGCCGCTGCTCGAGGCCGTGGTGCAGACCGGCAAGCCGCTGGTCATCGTCGCCGAGGACGTCGAAGGCGAAGCCCTCGCGACCCTGGTCGTGAACCGCCTCCGTGGCGGCCTGAAGGTCGCGGCCGTCAAGGCTCCGGGCTTCGGCGATCGCCGCAAGGCCATGCTGCAGGACATCGCGATCCTGACCGGCGGCCAGGCGATCTCGGAAGATCTCGGCATCAAGCTCGAGAACGTCACGCTCAACATGCTCGGTCGCGCCAAGAAGGTGATGATCGACAAGGAGAACACCACGATCGTCAACGGCGCCGGCAAGAAGGCCGACATCGAGGCGCGCGTGGCCCAGATCAAGGCGCAGATCGAGGAGACCACCTCGGATTACGACCGTGAGAAGCTCCAGGAGCGTCTTGCCAAGCTCGCTGGCGGCGTCGCGGTGATCCGCGTCGGCGGCGCGACCGAGGTCGAGGTGAAGGAGCGCAAGGATCGCGTTGATGACGCGATGCATGCGACCCGCGCGGCTGTGGAAGAAGGCATCGTTCCGGGCGGCGGCGTCGCCCTGCTCCGTGCCTCCGAGCAGCTCAAGGGCCTGCGCACCAAGAACGACGACCAGAAGACCGGCGTCGAGATCGTGCGCAAGGCGCTGTCGGCTCCGGCTCGCCAGATCGCGATCAACGCCGGTGAAGACGGCTCGGTGATCGTCGGCAAGATCCTGGAGAGCAAGACCTACGCTTACGGCTTCGACTCCCAGACCGGCGAATATGCCGACCTCGTCAAGAAGGGCATCATCGACCCGACCAAGGTGGTCCGTACCGCGATCCAGAACGCTGCCTCGGTGGCCGCGCTCCTGATCACCACGGAAGCCATGGTCGCCGAGCTGCCCAAGAAGGGCGGCGCCGGTCCGGCGATGCCCCCGGGCGGCGGCATGGGCGGCATGGACTTCTAA
- a CDS encoding tetratricopeptide repeat protein, with product MGNSVGQRAFQNARLQKRQKAEVLPLLGHALQLHKMGLLAEAQAAYRQLLQLAPNQFMALHMLGALESDAKNFQQAEILLSRAVAVDPQSADAHMRLGVALNGLRRHDEACASYRKALALRPNHAATLSNLGNASVALDLHEEALHSYDKAIALDASLAEAHNGRGWALCRQRNYDEAVASLNRALSIKPDYAAALANRATALRELQRFDEALADGNQAIALAPDDANGWLARASVLLQIQQIAHASHDCQQALAIDPDSIQAHLVLGLCLAGLGRVDEALASFDRALDIQPDLQSAISNKIFTLDFAGDATVERHQQARQVWWERVGAKIASGAAGPHDNNRDPDRRLVLGYVSSDFNAHSAALIFKPVLQHHDRAQFEVVCYACSSKVDATTGEFQGIADRWRDASQWTEDRLTAEIRADGIDILIDLSGHTRGNRLGVFARKPAPIQVHGWGHGTGTGLPTIDYLFSDPVAIPFEVRHLFAETVVDLPCFVTLASLPTEIPRAPTPAISNGFVTFGVFNRISKISDEAAQVWSRILERVPGSRLLIKDVALDDQLVRENLLARFEACGLPAERVDLLGATLRSKHLASFNRVDICLDPFPQNGGVSTWEALQMGVPVVAKLGNSLPSRAAGSILTALGLPDWVTDSHEAYIEIATSRGSEISELDRLRRELPDKIRAAAASNPVSYGRAVDEAYRAMWRRYCSEGA from the coding sequence ATGGGCAACAGCGTAGGTCAGCGTGCATTTCAAAATGCCCGGCTTCAGAAACGGCAAAAAGCCGAAGTGCTGCCGTTGCTCGGGCATGCGCTCCAGCTACACAAGATGGGGCTTCTCGCCGAGGCCCAGGCTGCCTATCGGCAACTCCTGCAGCTCGCGCCCAACCAATTCATGGCGCTGCACATGCTCGGTGCTTTGGAGTCCGACGCCAAGAATTTTCAGCAAGCCGAAATCCTGCTGAGCCGGGCGGTCGCCGTGGATCCGCAATCTGCCGATGCTCATATGAGGCTGGGCGTCGCGCTCAACGGGCTGCGCCGTCACGACGAGGCCTGCGCGAGCTATCGAAAGGCCCTCGCCTTGCGGCCCAACCACGCCGCAACCCTCTCCAATCTCGGTAACGCGAGCGTGGCCCTCGATCTTCACGAGGAGGCGCTTCACAGCTACGACAAGGCGATCGCACTCGACGCAAGCCTTGCCGAAGCCCACAACGGCCGGGGTTGGGCGCTGTGCCGTCAACGCAATTATGACGAGGCCGTCGCAAGCTTGAACCGCGCGCTGTCGATCAAGCCCGACTATGCCGCGGCGCTGGCGAACCGTGCCACGGCTTTACGGGAACTTCAGCGATTTGACGAAGCGCTGGCAGACGGCAATCAGGCAATTGCGCTGGCACCCGACGACGCGAATGGGTGGCTCGCGCGGGCCAGTGTCCTGCTCCAGATCCAGCAAATTGCCCACGCATCCCACGACTGCCAGCAGGCGCTGGCGATCGATCCCGATTCCATTCAAGCTCACCTGGTGCTGGGTCTTTGCCTCGCCGGACTTGGCCGGGTCGACGAAGCCCTCGCCAGTTTCGACAGAGCCCTCGACATCCAGCCTGACCTGCAGAGCGCGATCTCCAACAAGATATTCACGCTCGATTTTGCGGGGGACGCCACCGTTGAACGGCATCAGCAGGCGCGTCAGGTGTGGTGGGAGCGTGTCGGCGCGAAAATCGCTTCAGGCGCGGCGGGCCCGCATGACAACAACCGCGATCCGGACCGCCGTCTGGTGCTCGGCTATGTCTCGTCGGATTTCAACGCGCATTCGGCTGCGTTGATTTTCAAGCCGGTGCTCCAACACCATGACCGGGCACAGTTCGAGGTCGTGTGCTACGCTTGTTCGTCGAAAGTGGATGCGACGACCGGTGAATTTCAGGGGATCGCCGATCGCTGGCGCGACGCCTCGCAATGGACCGAAGATCGCCTCACCGCCGAGATCCGCGCCGACGGCATCGACATCCTGATCGATCTGTCCGGCCATACCAGAGGCAACCGCCTCGGCGTGTTTGCGCGCAAGCCTGCACCGATCCAGGTGCACGGCTGGGGTCACGGCACTGGCACCGGGCTGCCGACGATCGATTATCTGTTCTCGGACCCGGTCGCGATTCCCTTCGAGGTTCGGCATCTGTTTGCGGAGACCGTTGTCGACCTGCCGTGCTTCGTGACGCTGGCCTCGCTGCCGACCGAGATTCCGCGGGCACCTACGCCGGCGATCTCGAACGGCTTCGTCACCTTCGGCGTCTTCAACCGCATCAGCAAGATTTCGGACGAGGCGGCGCAAGTCTGGTCCAGGATTCTCGAGCGGGTGCCGGGCTCGCGACTGCTGATCAAGGATGTTGCGCTGGACGACCAGCTGGTCCGCGAAAATTTGCTGGCGCGGTTCGAGGCTTGCGGATTGCCGGCCGAACGCGTCGATCTGCTCGGCGCCACCTTGCGAAGCAAACATCTGGCATCGTTCAATCGCGTCGATATCTGCCTCGACCCGTTCCCGCAGAACGGCGGCGTCAGCACGTGGGAAGCCTTGCAGATGGGCGTGCCGGTGGTGGCGAAGCTCGGCAACAGCCTGCCCAGCCGTGCTGCCGGCTCCATCCTCACCGCTCTCGGCTTGCCGGACTGGGTCACGGACAGCCATGAGGCGTATATCGAAATCGCAACGAGCCGAGGTTCTGAGATCAGCGAGCTCGACAGGTTGCGCCGCGAGCTGCCCGACAAGATCCGGGCCGCAGCCGCCAGCAACCCCGTCTCATACGGGCGAGCGGTCGACGAGGCCTATCGCGCGATGTGGAGACGCTATTGCAGCGAGGGCGCCTGA
- a CDS encoding co-chaperone GroES, giving the protein MKFRPLHDRVVVKRIDAEEKTAGGIIIPDTAKEKPSQGEVVAVGPGGRDEAGKLIPIDLKVGDRVLFGKWSGTEVKIDGVDLLIMKESDIMGVLDVPASKKKAA; this is encoded by the coding sequence ATGAAATTCCGTCCGCTTCACGACCGCGTCGTGGTCAAGCGCATCGACGCAGAAGAGAAGACCGCCGGCGGCATCATCATCCCCGACACTGCCAAGGAAAAGCCCTCCCAGGGCGAAGTCGTCGCCGTCGGCCCCGGTGGCCGCGACGAAGCCGGCAAGCTGATCCCGATCGACCTCAAGGTCGGCGACCGCGTGCTGTTCGGCAAGTGGTCCGGCACTGAAGTCAAGATCGACGGCGTCGATCTCTTGATCATGAAGGAAAGCGACATCATGGGCGTCCTCGACGTCCCCGCTTCCAAGAAGAAGGCGGCCTAA
- a CDS encoding MFS transporter — translation MPEQLNSGHPPVSARALLAHRAFLFFLLSRSLSRFSSQIAAVAIGWQIYDLTGSAFDLGMVGLVQFLPTALLVFVAGHAADRYERKRVVQLCQFVEAATALYLAIITYLGAVGEVQIFIATFVLGIAGAFESPTTAALLPLIAPQGSLQRATAVSSGAAQVATITGPALGGFAYAVAPHLAYAMMVLFWIFGMILTGFIRPRPQAIAKQGMDSDNIFAGVRFIRSNPAILGTISLDLFAVLFGGVTALLPIYARDILQTGPVGLGVLRAAPAVGALLMTMVLARHAISRHVGLRMFQAVIVFGLATIVFALSSWMWLSVLALAVLGAADTISVVIRFSLVQLSTPDEMRGRVGAVNFLFINASNQLGQFESGVAAALLGAMPAAVLGGVATVAVALLWMKLFPSLRQVESLE, via the coding sequence ATGCCAGAGCAGCTAAATTCCGGACATCCGCCGGTCAGCGCCCGTGCGCTCCTCGCCCACCGCGCGTTCCTGTTCTTCCTGCTCTCGCGCAGCCTGTCGCGCTTTTCCAGCCAGATCGCGGCGGTCGCGATCGGCTGGCAGATCTACGATCTCACCGGCTCGGCCTTCGACCTCGGCATGGTCGGCCTCGTGCAGTTCCTGCCCACCGCGCTCCTGGTGTTCGTCGCCGGCCACGCCGCCGACCGCTATGAGCGCAAGCGGGTGGTCCAGCTCTGCCAGTTCGTTGAAGCGGCGACCGCGCTCTATCTCGCAATCATCACCTATCTCGGCGCGGTCGGCGAAGTCCAGATCTTCATCGCGACCTTCGTGCTCGGCATTGCCGGCGCGTTCGAGAGCCCGACCACGGCGGCGCTGCTGCCGCTGATCGCGCCGCAGGGCTCGCTTCAGCGTGCCACCGCAGTCTCCAGCGGGGCGGCGCAGGTCGCGACCATCACCGGCCCGGCGCTCGGCGGCTTCGCCTATGCGGTCGCCCCGCATCTTGCCTATGCCATGATGGTGCTGTTCTGGATCTTCGGCATGATCCTGACCGGCTTCATCCGGCCGCGTCCGCAGGCGATCGCGAAGCAGGGGATGGACTCGGACAACATCTTTGCCGGCGTTCGCTTCATTCGCAGCAATCCGGCGATCCTTGGCACCATCTCGCTGGACCTGTTCGCGGTGCTGTTCGGCGGCGTCACCGCGCTGCTGCCGATCTATGCCCGCGACATCCTGCAGACCGGTCCGGTCGGGCTCGGCGTGCTCCGTGCCGCGCCGGCGGTCGGTGCGCTCCTGATGACCATGGTGCTGGCACGTCACGCCATCTCGAGGCACGTGGGCCTGCGCATGTTTCAGGCCGTGATCGTGTTCGGCCTCGCCACCATCGTGTTCGCGCTGTCCTCCTGGATGTGGCTGTCGGTGCTCGCGCTCGCCGTGCTCGGTGCTGCCGACACGATCAGCGTCGTGATCCGCTTCTCGCTGGTGCAGCTGTCCACGCCCGACGAGATGCGCGGCCGGGTCGGCGCGGTGAACTTCCTCTTCATCAACGCCTCGAACCAACTCGGCCAGTTCGAAAGCGGAGTGGCCGCCGCACTGCTCGGCGCCATGCCGGCCGCCGTGCTCGGCGGCGTTGCCACCGTTGCGGTGGCGCTTTTGTGGATGAAGCTGTTTCCGAGCCTGCGGCAGGTGGAGAGTTTGGAGTAG
- a CDS encoding usg protein: MGVRSGGVSEDFRKQLLGYGLTTAQILYRMPDHPSLLQTYVWQNYDMFPKFPALKDFLAFWQEKLDGPLHSVTVAHSKLIKPAELRAVDGVFRLH; the protein is encoded by the coding sequence ATGGGCGTGCGGAGTGGGGGCGTTTCCGAGGACTTTCGGAAACAGCTTTTAGGTTACGGGCTGACGACGGCACAAATCCTCTACCGGATGCCGGATCATCCCTCGCTGCTCCAGACCTACGTCTGGCAGAACTACGACATGTTTCCGAAATTCCCGGCGCTGAAGGATTTCCTGGCCTTCTGGCAGGAAAAGCTGGACGGTCCCCTCCATTCGGTCACCGTCGCGCACTCCAAGCTGATCAAGCCGGCCGAGCTGCGCGCCGTGGATGGCGTGTTCCGGCTGCATTGA
- a CDS encoding rhomboid family intramembrane serine protease: MATNTFGRRGVTAPPSRASFQPVAAPTVREIVRDPARPLPSEGTLFGDNRLLADIPFLTIGLIFGLLLIFALQRSLAIDVARDGDLDVRSLIAQGASGYDLVVGRGEWWRIGLAPLLHGSGWHLVSNCIGLFIVGVRLESLIGRGWFALIFVASAVAGEVGSLLGNGPGTVGVGASGAITGLIAALFVASFEPEADADQTISRLKTSLFFGVPALLPLAFGASGNVNYYAHAGGAVAGAALAITPWLAFWSYDSLPRSAGMTLLAASLGSLICAGFAAVHYSSYMADAVHYIRASEVPAKADEMVSRSFDLVTRYPKDARAHVFRAVFFLEQANLSAAETEARTALSLAASDVAGGPVRSGAQGLMAVLLWAQGRTSEAKAMAVEPCRAKLAEVRRILQKSKLCS; the protein is encoded by the coding sequence ATGGCGACCAACACTTTTGGCCGACGCGGCGTTACGGCGCCACCGTCAAGAGCGTCGTTTCAACCCGTCGCCGCGCCGACCGTGCGGGAGATCGTGCGCGACCCCGCTCGGCCCTTGCCCAGCGAAGGGACGCTTTTTGGCGATAACAGGCTTCTGGCCGATATCCCTTTCCTCACCATTGGCCTGATTTTCGGTCTGCTTTTGATCTTCGCTCTGCAACGCAGTCTGGCCATCGACGTTGCGCGGGATGGTGACCTCGACGTCCGCTCGCTGATCGCCCAGGGCGCGTCGGGCTACGATCTCGTTGTCGGACGAGGAGAGTGGTGGAGGATTGGCCTTGCGCCGCTGCTGCACGGCAGCGGGTGGCACCTCGTCAGCAACTGCATTGGGTTGTTCATCGTCGGCGTCAGGCTGGAGTCTCTGATCGGCCGTGGCTGGTTTGCGCTGATCTTCGTCGCCAGTGCAGTGGCGGGCGAGGTCGGCTCTCTGCTGGGCAATGGCCCCGGCACGGTGGGCGTGGGCGCGTCCGGCGCCATCACCGGGCTCATCGCCGCGCTGTTCGTCGCGAGCTTCGAGCCCGAAGCGGACGCCGATCAAACCATATCGAGACTGAAGACGTCGCTCTTCTTCGGTGTTCCCGCACTGCTGCCGCTGGCCTTCGGCGCCTCGGGCAATGTCAACTATTATGCCCATGCAGGCGGTGCGGTGGCCGGTGCCGCGCTTGCGATTACGCCGTGGCTCGCCTTCTGGTCCTATGACAGCCTGCCGCGGAGCGCCGGCATGACGTTGCTTGCAGCATCCCTCGGATCTCTGATCTGCGCCGGCTTCGCCGCCGTTCATTATTCGTCCTACATGGCCGATGCCGTGCATTATATCCGCGCGTCGGAAGTGCCGGCGAAGGCTGACGAGATGGTCAGCCGGTCGTTCGATCTCGTCACCCGCTACCCAAAAGATGCGCGGGCCCACGTGTTCCGTGCGGTCTTCTTCCTGGAACAAGCCAACCTCAGTGCCGCCGAGACGGAGGCGCGAACCGCCCTGTCGCTCGCCGCTTCAGATGTGGCGGGTGGGCCGGTGCGCTCCGGGGCGCAAGGCTTGATGGCGGTGTTGCTGTGGGCGCAGGGACGAACGAGCGAGGCGAAGGCCATGGCGGTCGAGCCCTGCCGTGCCAAGCTGGCCGAGGTGCGCCGCATCTTGCAGAAGTCGAAATTGTGCAGTTGA
- a CDS encoding NupC/NupG family nucleoside CNT transporter → MLRLQSALGIFALLLIAFALAENRRAVSLRQAAIGLVATFVTAIVLLKLPVVAHAFGAINDAVGAISAASRAGSAFVFGYVGGGALPFDLKVPGADFILAFQALPIVLVMSVLTTLLFYWRVLPPIVRGMAWLLERTLGVGGAVGLSTAANIFLGMVEAPLFVRPYLKQMTRSELFLVMTGGMAGIAGTVLVLYATLLAPLIPDAAAHFVIASVLGAPAAILVSLIMVPETSNTRTGGTLEDPEMEVSSTMDAIVKGTSAGIELLINIVAMLLVLVALVYLVNAMLGLLPNVGGAAISLQRLLGLVMAPVCWLMGLPWDQAVTAGSLMGTKTVLNELIAYVDFAKLPGDALEPRSRLIMLYAMCGFANFASLGIMIGGLGVMAPERREEINALGLKSIVSGTLTTCVMGAVVGVIT, encoded by the coding sequence ATGCTGCGTTTGCAATCGGCACTCGGCATTTTCGCATTGCTGTTGATCGCCTTCGCATTGGCGGAGAATCGGCGCGCCGTGTCGCTGCGGCAGGCGGCGATCGGCCTCGTCGCCACCTTCGTCACCGCGATCGTGCTCCTGAAGCTGCCGGTCGTCGCGCACGCCTTCGGCGCCATCAACGATGCGGTCGGCGCGATCTCGGCGGCCTCGCGCGCCGGCTCCGCCTTCGTGTTCGGCTATGTCGGCGGCGGCGCCCTGCCCTTCGACCTCAAGGTGCCTGGCGCCGATTTCATCCTGGCGTTCCAGGCGCTGCCGATCGTGCTGGTCATGAGCGTGCTGACGACGCTGCTGTTCTATTGGCGCGTGCTGCCGCCGATCGTGCGCGGCATGGCCTGGCTGCTGGAGCGGACGCTCGGCGTCGGCGGCGCGGTGGGCCTCTCGACCGCCGCCAATATCTTTCTCGGCATGGTCGAGGCGCCGCTGTTCGTGCGGCCGTATCTGAAGCAGATGACCCGCAGCGAATTGTTCCTGGTGATGACCGGCGGCATGGCCGGCATCGCCGGCACCGTGCTGGTGCTCTATGCGACGCTCCTTGCTCCTCTCATTCCCGACGCGGCCGCGCACTTCGTCATCGCCTCCGTGCTGGGCGCGCCGGCCGCGATCCTCGTCAGCCTGATCATGGTGCCTGAAACCTCCAACACGCGTACCGGCGGCACGCTCGAAGATCCGGAGATGGAAGTCTCCAGCACGATGGATGCGATCGTGAAAGGCACCAGCGCGGGGATCGAGCTGCTGATCAACATCGTCGCCATGCTGCTGGTGCTGGTGGCGCTGGTCTATCTCGTCAACGCCATGCTCGGCCTGCTGCCGAATGTTGGCGGCGCCGCGATCTCGTTGCAGCGCCTGCTCGGTCTCGTGATGGCGCCGGTGTGCTGGCTGATGGGGCTGCCATGGGATCAGGCGGTGACGGCCGGCAGCCTGATGGGCACCAAGACCGTGCTCAACGAATTGATCGCCTATGTCGACTTTGCGAAGCTGCCGGGTGATGCGCTCGAGCCGCGCTCGCGCCTGATCATGCTCTACGCGATGTGCGGCTTCGCCAATTTCGCCAGCCTCGGCATCATGATCGGCGGCTTGGGCGTGATGGCGCCGGAGCGGCGCGAGGAGATCAACGCGCTGGGATTGAAGTCGATCGTATCAGGGACGCTGACGACGTGCGTGATGGGCGCGGTGGTGGGGGTCATAACGTGA
- the lepB gene encoding signal peptidase I: MTILQDSIRPSRAQSREWKVIVILILLVPVLWSPLILFRFVLYQPFSIPSNSMAPTLMVGDYVFAAKYAYGYGRYSLPFASSWISGRVFAADPEYGDIVVFRTAKDSSVDYVKRVVGLPGDRIQMRQGQFILNDRPVTRVALEDGLADNACGGDGGVRVKRWRETLPSGASYVTNDCLDNGFLDNTNVFTVPPGHFFVLGDNRDNSTDSRMLSTFGFVPMDNLVGKVTRIFWSLDEDGEPHMERLGKVE, encoded by the coding sequence ATGACGATTCTTCAGGACTCCATCCGGCCGTCGCGAGCGCAATCGCGGGAATGGAAGGTGATCGTCATCCTGATCCTGCTGGTCCCGGTGCTGTGGTCCCCGCTGATCCTGTTTCGCTTCGTCCTCTATCAGCCGTTCAGCATCCCCTCCAATTCGATGGCGCCGACGCTGATGGTCGGTGACTACGTCTTCGCCGCCAAATATGCCTATGGCTACGGCCGGTATTCATTGCCGTTCGCGTCGTCCTGGATCTCGGGTCGCGTCTTCGCCGCCGACCCGGAATACGGCGACATCGTCGTGTTCCGGACCGCAAAGGACAGCTCGGTCGACTACGTCAAACGCGTGGTCGGGCTGCCCGGCGACCGCATCCAGATGCGGCAGGGCCAGTTCATCCTCAACGACCGGCCGGTGACGCGCGTCGCGCTCGAGGACGGGCTCGCCGACAACGCCTGCGGTGGGGATGGCGGCGTCAGGGTCAAGCGTTGGCGCGAGACGCTGCCGAGCGGCGCGTCCTATGTCACCAACGACTGCCTCGACAACGGTTTCCTGGACAACACCAACGTCTTCACGGTGCCCCCGGGCCATTTCTTCGTGCTCGGCGACAACCGCGACAATTCCACCGACAGCCGCATGCTGTCGACGTTCGGTTTCGTGCCGATGGACAATCTCGTCGGCAAGGTGACGCGCATCTTCTGGTCGCTCGACGAAGACGGCGAGCCGCACATGGAGCGGCTGGGCAAGGTAGAGTGA
- a CDS encoding SDR family oxidoreductase — protein sequence MSEAKKIAVVTGAGTGVGRAASLALMNTGFTVVLVGRRLDMLEETAKLGPAGKSLCVTADMTKPDSIAALFDKVKATYGRLDVLFNNAGMGAPAVNFEDLGLEQWQAVVNTNLTGPFLCTQHAFRIMKDQTPRGGRIINNGSISAHAPRPFSAAYTSTKHAITGLTKASNLDGRMYDIAVGQVDIGNAATPMTDRMVNGPGVLQPDGTTKHEPRMDAKAVGDAVAYMAGLPLDANVLTMTVMATKMPFVGRG from the coding sequence ATGAGCGAAGCAAAGAAGATCGCAGTGGTGACGGGCGCCGGCACCGGTGTCGGGCGCGCCGCGTCGCTGGCATTGATGAACACCGGCTTCACCGTGGTGCTGGTCGGCCGCCGGCTCGACATGCTCGAGGAGACGGCAAAGCTCGGCCCCGCCGGCAAAAGCCTGTGCGTCACCGCCGACATGACCAAGCCTGATTCGATCGCGGCACTGTTCGACAAGGTGAAGGCGACCTACGGCCGCCTCGACGTGCTCTTCAACAATGCCGGCATGGGCGCCCCCGCCGTCAACTTCGAGGATCTCGGCCTCGAGCAGTGGCAGGCGGTGGTGAACACCAACCTCACCGGGCCGTTCCTGTGCACCCAGCACGCCTTCCGCATCATGAAGGACCAGACCCCGCGCGGCGGCCGCATCATCAACAACGGCTCGATCTCGGCCCACGCGCCGCGGCCGTTCTCGGCGGCCTACACCTCGACCAAGCACGCCATCACCGGCCTGACCAAGGCCAGCAATCTCGACGGCCGCATGTACGACATCGCCGTCGGCCAGGTCGACATCGGCAACGCCGCGACCCCGATGACCGATCGCATGGTCAACGGCCCCGGCGTGCTGCAGCCTGACGGCACCACCAAGCACGAGCCGCGCATGGATGCGAAAGCGGTCGGCGATGCCGTGGCCTACATGGCCGGCCTGCCGCTCGATGCCAACGTGCTGACCATGACGGTCATGGCGACCAAGATGCCGTTCGTGGGGCGGGGCTGA
- a CDS encoding GIY-YIG nuclease family protein codes for MAYYVYILASKKHGTLYIGVTNDLVRRVYEHKTKAVPGFTTKYGVDKLVLFEIYDDPTTAIAREKELKKWRRDWKTRLIEEQNPNWDDLYPGIAN; via the coding sequence ATGGCCTATTACGTCTACATCCTCGCGAGTAAGAAGCATGGCACGCTCTACATCGGCGTGACCAACGACCTCGTGCGCCGTGTATACGAGCACAAGACGAAAGCCGTCCCCGGCTTCACGACGAAGTACGGCGTCGACAAGCTCGTCTTGTTCGAAATCTACGACGATCCTACGACGGCGATCGCCCGCGAGAAAGAACTCAAGAAGTGGCGGCGGGATTGGAAGACGCGCCTGATCGAAGAGCAAAACCCGAATTGGGATGATCTCTATCCGGGGATAGCCAACTGA
- a CDS encoding cupin domain-containing protein produces MAKQKASRPATKTAVKKRSGAKAAARSSARKAVKAKARTAVPKKPARPRQRIAISHHREEDFKADGLRAYAKYRDLGIADASHGLAQAHVIRLQGPCDPAEVSKLHFHDVDFQMVYVLKGWVKTYMDGQGETLMKEGSAWTQPPKIKHMILDYSDDVELLEVILPAEFRTVELKA; encoded by the coding sequence ATGGCCAAGCAAAAGGCATCAAGACCCGCAACGAAGACCGCAGTGAAGAAGCGGAGCGGCGCCAAAGCGGCGGCGCGATCCTCGGCACGCAAGGCGGTGAAGGCAAAGGCTCGCACTGCCGTACCGAAGAAGCCCGCACGTCCCAGGCAGCGCATCGCGATCAGCCATCACCGCGAGGAAGACTTCAAGGCCGATGGCCTGCGCGCTTACGCGAAATACCGCGACCTCGGCATCGCCGACGCTAGCCATGGCCTCGCGCAAGCGCACGTGATCCGGCTGCAAGGTCCTTGCGATCCGGCTGAGGTGTCAAAGCTGCATTTTCACGACGTCGACTTCCAGATGGTCTACGTGCTCAAGGGCTGGGTGAAGACTTATATGGACGGGCAGGGCGAGACGTTGATGAAAGAAGGCAGCGCCTGGACCCAGCCGCCGAAGATCAAGCACATGATCCTGGATTATTCGGATGACGTCGAACTGCTGGAGGTGATCCTGCCGGCGGAGTTCAGGACGGTGGAGTTGAAGGCGTAG